GGCATTTTTTTGGTCATTCTTTAGAGCATGGTTAGATCCAGTATACGTTTTTGCCGATCTGTCACCTATAAAAAGGCTAGCCTGGCCGCCGGAAGGAATAGTAACTCCTGATCCATGGTCAATACCATTTATGAATACTCTAATTCTTTTACTTTCGGGTACAACTATCAATGCTTCTCATCACTACCTGTTAAAAAATGAGCAAAAAAGCATGATAAAAATGTTGGGTATTACCATTTTGCTCGGAATGTTGTTTGTTGCTGTGCAGGGGATAGAATATTATGAAGCAAAGTTTTCATTAAAAGAAGCAGGGGAACATTTGATATACTCATCCAATTTCTATATGATGACAGGTTTTCACTGTGTGCATGTTATAGTTGGTATTATTTTTTTAATTGTTTGTTGGTTTAGAGCGAAAAAAGCTCATTTTACATCTCAGCACCACGTGTGTTTTGAATTTGCTGCATGGTATTGGCACTTTGTTGATATAGTGTGGATCTTATTATTTGTTTTTTTGTACTGGCTTAGTATATAAAATTTTGAGAAAAATTATAGGAATAGATCCTGGCATAAGGAATACAGGCTGGAGTGTAATAACTTTAGAAGAAAAAAATTATAATATTAAACTGATAGGAAATGGTTCTATTTCAATAGATAGTAGGCTTAACACTAATGATCGATTGTTTAAGCTCTTCTGCAAGTTAAATAAAATAATTCAAGACTTCTCCCCCAATGAAGCTGCAATTGAGGAAATTTTTATAAACAAAAACCCTAAATCTTCAGTTACTTTGTGTTATGCCAGAGGAGTGGCACTCCTTTCATTAACAGTGGCAAAATTAAGTATAACTGAATATAAAGCAAACTTTGTTAAAAAAAGCATTACGGGAAATGGCCATGCCGATAAAACACAGGTAATGTATATGGTTAAACAAATAACACAAAATTCAGATATAAAATGCCATAATAGTTCTGACGCCACAGCAGTTGCAATTTGCCATGCTTATAGTAAGAGCTAGTTTTTTTATAAACTATTTTATGATCTACCAAGTTTTATTTAACCTATAGCAGAAGCTTGCTGAATAGAACCTTCAACCTGTGCTGCTTCAAGTGATGGACTTGCTTTCTCACCTGAAGGTGGTTGTGTATGTACCTGTGCTTGTGTTCTCTTAGGTGAAGAATTTTCCCTTACTGCATTTGCTACCTTACTCGCATCTCCATCAGAAATTTCTATTCCTCCATTGGTAGAAGTGCTTGGCTGGTTTAATAGAGGTTGCGTGTCTTTTGCAGGAGGTGTGCCTTCTTCTTGTCCTTTTTCACCAGTGTAATACTGGCCACTACAACATACTTTATTCCAACAATAGTAAATCATAAAAGGTATAATTATCAATGAAAACCCTACAAGACATGCTACCACTGCAGTAGCTGCAATATGGCCTGCATCAGCATCTTGCCTAGGTCTACTAGTAGTGGTGCTAAGGGTAGCATTGGTGATGGAGGTCTTAGTACTATTACAGCCTATTGTTGGGGTGGTGCCACTGTTTGTAGTGGAATTAATATAGGTAATGGATTCATCAGTTCTACATATAGAGTGAAGGCTATCGGTCGATGATTGTATATATTCTATAAACTTTTTTTTATTAAAACGACAAACACCATTCTCTCCAGCTTTATTGTTATTTTTTAAAAATATACTGTCAAATGTAGATTTAGCTATGGATTTTAAATACACCTTTTCATTATTACGATATTCTAGCTTCTCAGTTTCTTGATAATCAGTAGCGTTTTTAATATCCCAACTATTACTAGCTAATTTTAAACTACCAATCTTAATGC
This sequence is a window from Candidatus Mesenet endosymbiont of Phosphuga atrata. Protein-coding genes within it:
- a CDS encoding cytochrome c oxidase subunit 3, translating into MKHHEYHLLNPSPWPLSISGSILIFMLGLTTTLHKWQFGGATLIVGLMLLATVLYFWWKDVIKEGIVDKAHTDPVRRGFKIGMAVLIISEIMFFVAFFWSFFRAWLDPVYVFADLSPIKRLAWPPEGIVTPDPWSIPFMNTLILLLSGTTINASHHYLLKNEQKSMIKMLGITILLGMLFVAVQGIEYYEAKFSLKEAGEHLIYSSNFYMMTGFHCVHVIVGIIFLIVCWFRAKKAHFTSQHHVCFEFAAWYWHFVDIVWILLFVFLYWLSI
- the ruvC gene encoding crossover junction endodeoxyribonuclease RuvC; its protein translation is MRKIIGIDPGIRNTGWSVITLEEKNYNIKLIGNGSISIDSRLNTNDRLFKLFCKLNKIIQDFSPNEAAIEEIFINKNPKSSVTLCYARGVALLSLTVAKLSITEYKANFVKKSITGNGHADKTQVMYMVKQITQNSDIKCHNSSDATAVAICHAYSKS